Proteins encoded together in one Mugil cephalus isolate CIBA_MC_2020 chromosome 16, CIBA_Mcephalus_1.1, whole genome shotgun sequence window:
- the adoa gene encoding 2-aminoethanethiol (cysteamine) dioxygenase a, translating into MPRDNKTSVIQKIATQAYITFKDLKSSENEDNKVAADKLSELISLVTSVRAADLKIASRKAKPSTSTVGLQSPPVTYMHICETELFSIGVFLLTTGASIPLHDHPGMNGMLKVLYGKVKVCCFDKLADNLTVTTDQPHFDPPLGPLQMASVWRSVLRSVVEYSENSGPCLLTPVQDNLHQISAVDGPAAFLDILAPPYNPDDGRDCHYYKVLQSVAKEGTDARGDQEQQGENKEKGEEVWLLEIPQPEDFWCGGEPYPGPAVAI; encoded by the exons ATGCCACGGGACAACAAAACTTCTGTAATTCAGAAAATAGCGACACAAGCCTATATCACATTTAAGGACTTGAAGTCCTCGGAAAACGAGGATAACAAGGTCGCTGCTGATAAACTGAGCGAACTAATTTCTTTAGTGACTTCCGTCAGGGCTGCCGACTTGAAAATTGCTTCCCGGAAAGCCAAACCGAGCACATCGACAGTAGGTCTCCAGAGCCCCCCAGTCACCTACATGCACATCTGTGAGACGGAGCTGTTCAGTATTGGGGTGTTCCTACTAACGACCGGCGCCTCCATACCGCTGCACGACCACCCGGGCATGAACGGGATGCTGAAG GTTCTATATGGGAAGGTGAAGGTCTGCTGTTTCGACAAGCTGGCAGACAACCTGACTGTGACCACCGACCAACCTCATTTTGATCCTCCATTAGGCCCACTGCAGATGGCTTCCGTGTGGCGCTCAGTGCTTCGCTCAGTTGTTGAGTACTCAGAGAACAGTGGACCATGTCTCCTCACACCTGTGCAGGATAACCTCCACCAGATTAGTGCGGTGGATGGGCCTGCTGCTTTCCTGGATATCCTAGCACCTCCATACAATCCAGATGATGGACGAGACTGTCATTATTACAAAGTCCTGCAAAGTGTAGCAAAGGAAGGAACAGATGCTAGGGGCGACCAGGAGCAGCAGGGAGAAAAtaaggagaaaggagaggaggtaTGGCTGCTAGAAATCCCTCAGCCTGAGGATTTCTGGTGTGGCGGGGAACCTTACCCCGGTCCTGCAGTTGCTATCTGA
- the egr2b gene encoding early growth response protein 2b — MAAKALDKVSLNLGGFESVYSTDDMGTSLPTSVAIFPNTDLGGHFDQMNVTTDGLVGADMSVEKRSLDISSFSGGFSQPPSHRNQTFTYMGKFSIDSQYPGNWNPEGVINIVSGIFNVAQPPPPHTSSASSSPSTSVSPKHFSSGNLSCTMAAQSGADLDHHNHLYSPPPPYSSSGCGEVYQDPSAFLSTSTCPIASYPPPSYSTSKHPGSSDAPGLFPIIPDYSGFFQPGCQRDIHTADRKPFGPCSLDTFRVPPPLTPLNTIRNFTLGGSGGGCSEGGTPRLPSTYSPQNLPLRPILRPRKYPNRPSKTPIHERPYPCPAEGCDRRFSRSDELTRHIRIHTGHKPFQCRICMRNFSRSDHLTTHIRTHTGEKPFACDFCGRKFARSDERKRHTKIHLRQKERKSSTVSCSSSGTSGLERSSGAISATNGICS, encoded by the exons ATGGCGGCTAAAGCTCTGGACAAAGTGTCGTTGAATTTAGGGGGGTTCGAGAGCGTGTATTCAACGGATGACATGGGTACCAGTTTACCCACCTCTGTGGCTATTTTCCCCAACACCGATTTAGGAGGGCACTTCGACCAAATGAATGTGACAACAG ATGGCTTGGTGGGAGCAGATATGAGTGTAGAGAAGCGCTCTCTGGATATCTCCTCCTTCTCCGGCGGCTTCTCCCAGCCCCCGTCCCACCGCAACCAGACGTTTACCTACATGGGAAAGTTCTCTATCGATTCCCAGTACCCAGGTAACTGGAACCCTGAGGGAGTCATCAACATCGTCTCGGGCATCTTTAACGTGGCCCAGCCGCCTCCTCCTCATACCTCTTCGGCGTCGTCCTCTCCGTCTACTTCAGTATCTCCCAAACACTTCTCCAGCGGAAATTTAAGTTGCACCATGGCGGCTCAGAGCGGTGCAGATCTAGACCACCACAATCATCTGTATTCACCCCCGCCTCCTTACTCATCCTCCGGCTGTGGTGAAGTGTACCAGGACCCTTCGGCCTTcttgtccacctccacctgcccCATCGCTTCTTACCCGCCACCATCCTATTCTACATCTAAACACCCTGGCAGCTCAGACGCGCCAGGGCTGTTTCCCATCATACCCGACTACTCGGGCTTCTTCCAGCCCGGCTGCCAGCGAGACATACACACTGCAGATCGGAAACCGTTTGGCCCCTGTTCGCTCGATACATTCCGCGTCCCTCCACCTCTAACCCCGTTGAACACTATTAGGAACTTTACATTAGGGGGTTCGGGTGGTGGTTGCTCCGAGGGCGGAACGCCGAGACTCCCATCTACCTACAGTCCACAGAACTTGCCTCTAAGACCGATCTTGCGACCCAGAAAGTACCCGAACAGACCCAGCAAGACGCCCATCCATGAGCGACCATACCCCTGTCCAGCAGAAGGCTGCGACCGACGATTCTCGCGCTCAGACGAACTGACCAGACACATACGCATCCACACTGGACACAAGCCGTTCCAATGTCGGATCTGCATGCGCAACTTTAGCCGTAGCGACCACCTCACCACTCACATCCGAACGCACACGGGGGAGAAGCCGTTCGCCTGCGACTTCTGTGGCCGCAAGTTCGCTCGGAGCGACGAGAGGAAGAGACACACGAAGATCCACCTGaggcagaaggagagaaagtcatccactgtctcctgctcaTCATCCGGCACCTCCGGGCTGGAAAGGTCATCAGGCGCAATCAGTGCAACAAACGGGATCTGTTCGTAG